Genomic window (Manduca sexta isolate Smith_Timp_Sample1 chromosome 26, JHU_Msex_v1.0, whole genome shotgun sequence):
tcggGGATAAACTCAATGCAGTATAAGCACACTAGTTAAGCCTCTACCTATCCCTTCATGAGGACGTGAACTTGTTTATGTTTACAGTTATGAGATAAACGGAAAAAATAGACGTAAAACATGATGACCACATATAGATatagtatacctgttatctggTAGTCGCTAGGCACCGCTTTACATGAGGACCGTCACGTCAGCATATACTCTAGCGTGCGGGAAGATTCATCATCACAtgctatacattttataatatatagattaataaaatcagcataaacataaattgttaataacaaACTGTGCtctatagtattttaatttgccTTGTATTTAATCTtgtgtgtatttaaatatacaaataacccTGTTCTAAGACACGGCCTTTTTTATGTAAAGAATTGGTCATTGGTCAATATCTCAatacaagtatataaaaatgtatgaataaagTAATCCGATTAGCAAtgcattttatgaaaattgaattttcaatatgatttaaaaaaataattcattgcaTTGCAACATGGCATAAAATGAGATAACATCCGCTTTAGTTTACGCATAAAATCACaccttaaattaataaaaacatatgaattctaaacgtattacataattaatatcattCATAATACGAAGAttctgtttataaaaacattttaaacgcAAGACACATTTTAATCTAGGTCAGGGCCGATATGAAATAAACTGAACACACGCTCGAGAATCATTTGTTTTGCAACTACACGAATTCAGGTATCTTATCATATTATTTCAACCAAGCCTTGGAGTTACCGaatgttataaaatagataaacaatcgcccattattaaattttatgagaaaatacttgtaaacattataaactaagttagaaatataatatatttaattccgAAGTCggtataacattatttttaattgaataaattttgtattgagCCCTCGTTCCTACCAACatcttaatgaaattaattatgttgaTCACGCATTACACTAACGCACGGTTTAATGCACGTGGGGTAAAGCACATTATATGCCAACATCTGACCTGGAACAGAAAATCTTAATCTTATTACCATGAAGGCGCAATAGTAAAAACCGATCTAAAACCATTCCTATGTAGAGCGACAGACCGCCCTTATTCATGCATATTGAAGAAACTACTTATATTTGGCTTCAGCTTTAAAACTGCTCGTTTACCTGACGTCCCCCATCTGGGAAATTTCTAAAAACCACGAGgtgtgaaatataaatacatttaaaatgtatttataacagcACTCTACAATGCATTAATAACAAGCCACCGGGCTTTAGATAGTTCTAGCACTAGCACTTGCAACTCAAGAGTCAAGGTTTCAATAATTTACCGTTGTAATTGACGACATAGTACTTCACTGTTCAactatacttatactataattagtattttcataaacaaacatcgtaaatataaaattattataaccaGTTCTTTTAATGATGACGTAGTTGTTATAACAACTTTTACATTACGAAGTTTGTGACTAATCAATATTACAAAGCGCATTACGTGTgtctcttttttattaaatgcccCGTAGGATTTAATGTTCATTAAGGAATTTCCTCTTATACCATTTTCGTATCACAAACCTCCTACAAGATTTCATCACGTACACAGTACATGTACGCTTTAAGAtgtgataattataattggaagcACGtgtctaatttaaaaaataacggcATTAGCCTTAACAATACCATGACATTTGCATAAAATGCGATCTAATTAgattagtacaaaaataatactttttgtttgcGACTCTACTCGCATAAAAGACCATTCATTTCTCACGAACATGCAAACATcaaaaacattcatatttatcagTACTAGTAGGATAGTCACGTACGTCGATAATTATGTACCATCCTTTTTGCGATTTTCTATTTATCACTCTATTAAGTTATTAGAACAACGTACTGAATGAAATAATCATCGGTGTTAGTGTCAGCAACAACATAATGGCTCCGTGATTAACATGTTATACGTTTAATTatcactaattaatttaatagtgtAGTACACATATTAGTaagatatgtataatatgtagataCTTACTACTAATCTATATTGTACGTACATATATACCGCTTTACTCATTAAGTTACTTAGTCCTTATACGTCACGGATTTAGCCATGTCTCATTCAATCTGTTTTCATAAGCCTTTTCAGTGTCTTCCTCTCTCAAATATGCTGTTATAggtttatttagaaattaatatttatagccgTCCCATAAATAATTAAGGGTTGGCATAGCGATCACATAACTTAAGTCTCTAGGTATGTGTTTACAATCCTCACGgacaatattcatttaaatattaaagctatATATCATTTGCAGTGTTTAGAATActgacaatttattaaaatattaataaaagattagTTTCCCTGAAACACATTTTCTTGGAAGTAACGAATTGGTTTTCTTTTAAACGCATAAAGATATTTTACTTATTCCTCCACATTGTTTCTACTCTAATTTTAACTTGCTTAAATCTCATTTTATGTGGCAATATGTTGCCAAAAACACAAGTGGATCATTTGCCGGCCAATGATCACCAGAAACCAAACGCACCCACACTGGCCCATGCCATAAACAAAACTAGATCGCTCTGTTACCCGAATAAAATTAGCATTTAGCGCTCAGGGATATTGCAGCTTCCTGTTAATGGAAGAATTTTCAGAAGCGGATCAGTAGTTACGAAATTTCCTCCTACAACGAAGCCTACAAACTTTACCTCTCTTTTATATATCTAAGTACAATAAAACTGTAACCAAAATTAGCAGTAGAGATTTTACTATGATTTACATtgcaatcattataataaaaaaacgtttcaaTTTCACTAATTCAACTTATAAGATGACAagttaagaaaaaaatctttctttatAGATTATGCAGAAtgtctaatataattaaatataattattcaatcatgtcattatttttttcgaattCCACAGTTATCCTGTTGCTAATCACAATTTTTATCCGATTTGTaacttaattagtttttatcATCGTAGGGACACTTAATCTGCTTATTTTCTCCCTTTAATATTCGTTACATTACGCATTACAAAGagcattattaaattactattattaaaaatgaaaaataactcATACTTTCCTCTTTCGTTATCTGTAAGTTAAGTTTGCCGCcctgaattaataattatgtcttAATAATGATTTTCTGGCAATTCCACCCTCACACACATTACGAGTAGGATGGCCTATGACGTAGCTAGCAGTGGCCCGCCACTACGTCAAGTTCATTGTTTCGATACCGTGTAAAGGGGAAATTTAATTTCGTAAGAGGAAACTGAAGTCATTGAATGAATCTAGATTACTACAAAATACAATACTGAGAAGGTGATATTTGTGTAGTAGGTACGTACATTGTACGTATACGGTCCGTGACGACACACACGGGCAACACTAATCTAAGCGCACGCTGCTCCGGCTCAGTGTAACGATAGCTCTTGCCGATAACAGACGTCTAACTTCGAAGCTTCAATTATATTCACAATTAAATTTTCGGCACTCGAGTGAATTTCGTTTatctttaatttacttattatttttgaaatgcgCGTGTGCGCCGAGAAACAAACCATCCGTTCGGCCCCTGCCCGCTGGTTGCGGAGTCAGGCTGTGACTATGGCTCACTCAATGGAAATGTTGCAATTGCAGTTCAAGAGGATGCTGAACAAGGAACTGAGCCACTTTTCGGAGTCCAGCAAATCCGGAAACCAGATCTCCGAATATATCTGCTCTACATTTTTGGGTgagttttattgatattttcgtaatttttgtTTCAGTTTATATACTTAAACTTACTATCCTATATATACCGTAACGGGCACGCGTACATAGTAATACtgtctaaaacaattattagatAAGCTTTAATTGTGACTTcaccaaaatttaaataaataaatattttataactactaTTAAATCACTTAGAaagaatacataaatatttaaaataaacatattgataGCAAAATGTGCTGTAATTTGTTTGCTCTGTGTTTTGATAAACATGCTCATAGTTTTTAGTAATTGAGTGCACAATTTACTATCAGAAAAGTAAATAACTGAAATTTACTGTTAATTAGAGTATTAGGTAGATGACCTTATTCATAGAACTATTTCTACCGCCCGCCCAATTAATTACAGTagactacattttatatttaatacttattgatataattacatatattcgATAAATAtccagttaaaataataaaccattGTTCGTATCATCTTAGAAGTTCGTTTTATTACAACTTCTTAACGTGGGAAACATTccattaaagttttttaaacacaattaaaaattGGACAGGAACAAGatattatatatcattataCCTATTTCCACTTCTTAATCTGTAACGAGGTTATGAAAGGTACCCGTCGAATCACTCGACTGACTTGACTCGTATTGATCGATTGTATTTGAACAGAGCGCTAGtaatatctataaatgtttGCTTTTATCTCGCATAAAATCTTTTGAACTAATCTTTACAGCGAAATCATCCTTGCTGGggatttaattttactaaataatggCAAACATTTATGTATACACTAAAGTTTGCTATTGAACTTTTTAGAACACACATAGGAAACAAATGATGTTTGCTTGTGACGTGTCGGAACTCGTGAATACCTAATCGTACGTCATAGTTTACTTATGGGTTAGATAATCTTGTCTGTTGCATAATCAAttcaatgaatataatatattttgtttcataagtACTTAAAACTCGATATCGAGTATTCAAATGAGCCAGTTTTAATATACCATGATACAggtatcaatattatattgtatataatattaatattttaatacatttttcaaaactgttttaaattaacattcCTATCATATTAAAGTATAACTGTGTGTATGTATTATCAGACAACGATATGAAGGAGGTCTTGATTGTTGATAACCCCAACGCGCTCTATCACACGTGTTGgaaacgtttataaataatacggtggactataagttttatattctactgtttattgacATCTTACACCTTAATACACAAGATATAAACAATTTCATGACCTCAATACTAGACGTTACACTTAAATAGTTAAAACCCAAAAATAGGACATGATCGTATGACAGCGTTTCATTAAACGAGCTTATTGAACCAATTGGCAAATAGGTCTTATATCCCAACTCGTCTTGGTACTTTATAgcgtataattaatttgtttgctCTTAAATGGTGTATGTATAACAAAGAACTGTACAATAAGACTAATCCTATTGCTAATTCAcaaatatgaaatgtttttatCATAGTTAATTATGTAGATtggtttttacattaaataattcgaATGGCAAAGCATTATAGAAGATGGTACTGTCACGTATGAAAAATATCGATGGCATTATAATTCTATTTGAATTCAAACTTCTAGATGGtatcaatacaatttataagTACGAGTGAcgcttaccatctggcgatCATGTCCTCATTCGGTATCGTATAAGAAAAACAATGGGcatcgaaaaatattaaataaagaattttcttGGGAAatgtaaactattatttaaaatatttgtttactttttagtgTATACGGTCAATTATTGTTACTTTATAGATGTTTTGTTCCATaatgtacctatataaattaaagtatgtCACAATTATCTCTTGTGATTAGATAGCAAATGcatagtaaataaaacttaattccATTAATGTAGTAGGATAAAGCATTATTACTCAATCAGGGgttgcttttaaataaatatatgttagtTACTTTACATTACGCACTCTTATTACACTTCTAGCggtatataaatgttaattctaGAGCTAAACACTTGAGATACTAcgttatgaacaaaaaaatatataaaattaatttaacttttcaGTTCTTAGGAAACATATATGTTTTGATTCATCGACcatataactaattattatgTCGGTACCTCTGCAAATTTAGATAATCTTGTAAACTGATTGGGTACTTATACGACGATCTACCAacgataatatttttgaatgctACCTAGATGATGGAAATGAGGCCGCCGTATTTAGCATTATGATTTGATTGATTACTTTTATCTATTATAACGATGTACATGCCCACATGCAGTGACCTAGAATCGTATAAATCAAACGTATAATGAACACTCTACATTTTCACCCACTTTCTTACTTGACATATAAACCTAATAACACCCTTTtaataacgtaataaaaatcaaacaaacgTAACGAAAGTGTTTACATAGCTTTTAGGATTCTAAAATTAGTATGGTTCGAACTAATTAAAGTTCTAAACATACacaaacgtttttattttataacgttacgtatattttgaaatacatagataaaaatgtcataaaaaattattttactttcagATAAACAACAAGAACTTGATTTACCATCACTTCAAGTGGAAGAGACATCAGAGCGTaccaaaaagaaagaaaaacccCGCCTCAGCGGTCCAGGGAGCACTATGTCACAAGTAAGTTTGCTATCAtaaattgcataatattatggctATTAATACGCTGTTTAAAGAAAAGAGCTGATATTAAAACGTTATATTCATCTGCTTTTCAGATTTCAGGAGTTAAGCGCGCACTAACACATACAAACAGCTTTACTGGAGAACGTGTGCCGAGATACGGAGTGGAAACGCCACATGAAGAAGAACTTGGTAAATTGCTGAATGACCTCGACAGATGGGGCGTCGACATCTTTCGAATTGGAGATCTGTCTTGTGGCCGACCACTTACAGCGGTTGCCTATTCTGCTTTCACATCACGGGAGTTGCTCTCTACTCTTCAGATACCTGCCCGCACTTTTCTGGCATTTGCGGTCACGCTAGAGGAACATTACGTCCGCGACAACCCTTTCCACAATTCACTCCACGCAGCTGACGTCACACAATCCACAAACGTTTTGCTAAATACTCCTGCATTAGATGCAGTGTTTACGCCACTTGAGGTATGCGCTGCATTATTTGCCGCCTGTGTGCACGATGTTGACCACCCAGGGCTCACTAACCAATTTCTGGTCAATTCAAGCTCCGAACTCGCTTTAATGTATAATGACGAATCGGTGTTAGAAAATCATCACCTGGCTGTTGCGTTCAAATTGCTTCAGAATGAAGGTTGCGACATTTTTGTCAATCTTCACAAGAAACAAAGACAAACATTAAGGAAGATGGTCATAGACATGGTGCTCTCTACTGACATGTCAAAACACATGAGCCTACTCGCAGATTTGAAAACTATGGTAGAGACAAAGAAAGTAGCAGGAAGTGGTGTTCTACTACTGGACAACTACACCGATAGAATACAAGTATTAGAGAATCTCGTACATTGTGCCGATCTAAGTAATCCCACCAAGCCTTTACCACTTTACAAGAGATGGGTGGCATTACTTATGGAAGAATTCTTCCAACAAGGAGACCGTGAACGAGAACAAGGAATGGATATAAGTCCCATGTGTGATAGGCACAACGCTACGATAGAAAAATCTCAAGTTGGTTTTATCGATTACATTGTGCATCCACTGTGGGAGACTTGGGCAGATCTCGTGCACCCTGACGCTCAAGATATACTGGATACACTTGAGGAAAACCGCGACTATTATCAGAGTATGATTCCACCGTCACCGCCACCAGCACCAATCCAGACAACTCACTCAGCGCCAGACGATGACCGTCCTGAACAAATAAGATTtcaagtaagtatttttttgtatttaaatttgtataaacagACATGTAcagaataattaattcaatgatatattattatcatcaacAGGTTACGCTGGAGGAAGGTGAAGGATCAGAAGAGTGCGAGGGTGAGGGTGATGGTGGGATGTGACGGAAACTATTGGGAATCTGTAAGAAACTCTCTGAAAAGATGCAAGTTTGGTGGAAGCTCTGGCAGTAGAGCTACTTCGAGGGTCCCTGGGGGACGCACCGCACAGACAAGATTGCAGGATACAGGAGCGTGCTCAGGTTGGCCTCGTGTGACGCTGCTCGCCGACAATCGCGTACATACGCCGTCAAACTTTTGTTGGATAATAATACTTGTTGACGCTTATCGTCGAAATGGAATGATCCACGGTGCATCGTGACATTtcgattatgtttttttttgtgatgatTATGCGATGTTGTTTAGAACTACCTAttgactaaataataattatatcccTCCAATGACTGTGTAAAATTTGATTGTCTAGTGTTTGTACCtacagttatttttgtttaatacaaCCAAAGATTTAAAGTTGTTATGTTCACGGTACTATTCAATGATCCCTGTAAGTAGTTAGTGTTCAGTTCGTAAAATTTAAAGTTGTGTAAGTAGTAATAGTAGTCGAAGCCGCATATATCGGCTCGATTAAGTAAGGACATTGAAAACGCTTATTAATTGGTATGAAAGGGTAATTTATATTGTCATATCATCCACGTTTCTCATATTTAATACGGGTTTGCGATAATGATGTTATtcaccaaaatatattaattaacatacTAGGTATCTAAAACTATTAtaaggtaaattttaaaaattgccttTCGGAGTTGTTGTTGTctatttcaaaatatgtaagtacTATTCAGCCAGCTTCTTACTGATGTAGTGAGCAAAAACTAAATACTTACTCCCGACGACtaacattttatatgaatactgtaaatgttttagggaaatatagttaaatttaaGAACAATTTCATTGAAAACCGAGGCAGCAAAATGACTGTAATACTTTCACGATATCACTGTTAGTCGGGGGTCAAAAGACACTTTAACATCTAAATCCTATTAGatagctttatttaattttgtaaacctAATTGCACCTCATTTCTTATAAAAGGATCGCTGGCGATCCATTTTGTTCTCTTAGAAttacatgtttttaaattaattttgtttgggTTCTCTTTAACTACAATCCAATTTTAGTAAAGAACCTTAATGTTTTCGTGTACACAACTAACAACTAGACTTGTTTGACTAAGTTATTAAATACTAACCCTTGAGTGGTTTTCGACAAGTTTTCTCTCGAGTTATATAAACCCacagaaaaaaattgtatggaACTGTAATACAGAAGCACTTAGGCCGGGTTTTGCAATAGTACTATTACATTATACCTATACATAGTAAGTCATCCTGGAAAAGTTGACGATTCGCACAATTTATACTTACATTACTTTTACCCTTAGCGCCACTATTAATCCGGTCGATGATTTATTTTCTGTGTAAGTTGGCACTAATTTACACATTATAGGTTATACCCATGTTTCCTAGATTACTTGTAAAGAAGAGTGCAACACTAATTCTGTATTatgtttgcattttattttatgtatctaccttttgttattgtttataaaagaataatttatcaCGAGCTGGTCTCAGTTTTTCATGTACTCAAAAGATATTTCAttggtttaattaaaagatttagttcctttctgacttttttaatttttatttttaataatattatccctTAAGATGAGTATTATATAAACGTAGTATTTGTAAATCTCTGTCGCTAAATTTCGATACCTACATCTATTATAATCATCAGTGTCAAGGAAAAGATCCAACATGATAAATCCACGTGTGATTTAGCAGTTGACCACGTGACGTGTACACATGAAACACGCGTGACTGTCAGTACCGGGTGAGTGACGGACTGCCGGGCAACCGGGCTACCGTGCATTGCGCTCACCAATAATAAGCACCCGACACTTCTTCATATAAtgtgtgtttaatattaaaagcagTAATATATGGTACCTGCTCCAATAAATGTAATTTCCTTACCATATGTACTACAAAAAGTATGTAAAAATTGGATACGCTTAACTTATTTGTGtgttaaaatagaaattacgcttagaaatgtttgttttataattgaatacataCTTATTAGTAATTGTGTTGAATATGATATACGTACTTCAGTAGATCTGTgtaacatacataaaattaaatatcaaacttTCATATTCCGCATACTGTAAACAAAATGCATGTACCCATCGTAAAGTAACGCAGTCTTTAAACATTacgaaatgtataaatatttagatttgtaTACTCGTCGTTCAACCTCTTATTTCAAATGTACCATTGAAtactttattcaaatattgtatatttatgtacggTGGATGAACTAAGTACGACATGTCAGACAAACTTCTAACCATAATCTTATTCAATTCGTCGTTGGGCGATTGGATATCTTCGGAACCAAAGAGCGCAATCGATTATCGTAAGCGATCGTAATGATGCATCTGGCATGTCTTAATTTaacgttatttaataaaattgtatcaatcgattgaacatttatttttgccaAAGTTTTTCAATGTTGTGTATATGTTTCGTCAGTTTGGACAACTATTGCTAAGAATATGAGTAATACctagataatattaataccgAGTTAAAAGTGTGCAATGCGGGTCATTTGCATTACTtactatttatgtttaaaattaaaaatagcttGTAATagtttaaatgaatatttgagttgaattaaaaaatattaatgtatttagaataaaaagatATGGGAGAAAACTCTAAAgacttgtattattttttatttagaaactatacAAATCCTAAAAGTGAAACAGATACGTGATGAAATATGAATATGGTGGAAACGTGAACATAAAGCGCAGGTTTCCGCGCACAGTAAATACTTATTGTAGCACATCTTAGAGGTAATATGTGAGCACATCGCTGACATCACTCTCTTAAATTTGGACGCCACGCCGTTCAATGGCCCTCTCGTTTCAATTCAGTCTCGGCTTCGAATTCCGGGTCTAGTATTTATGCTCGACACAGTGATAGGCTTACCCTATACGACATCATTGTCCGTAATACATATGCCGAAAAAAGGTGCAATAGTTACGCCTTTGTctaaatttcgaaaatatttatttttttgtgtacgTATGCATGTTCTAAAtgatctatctatactattataaaagcTGTAGTTTGTATAAGCGCGCCAATCTTATGAACTACTGGTTCAATTTCAAAAAGTCTTTTAGTATTGGATAGCACATTTATCGAGGAATAGAAAAGGCTATTTAACATCACATTAtcaccaataggagcggagcatcaatggtTAATGTTACAAAATCGGGAAAAATGTATTCGtgtttgagagcttccgttgcgggTTTAACTGGTTCAAGTTACGCAGCAATAATGTGTAAcaaaattgttcctcttaaaaagtagtaaaaaatatattataaaacaaagtttccaGCCTACGTGGCGGTCTACCTGTCCAGGTGGGATAAACTTAGAAACTACCCTACagattttgaattttgataaaattttcaatGGAAATAGTACCTAACCGGTtctggaaagaacataggctactttctataccgagaaaatatatagtgagctttttatcccggaaaactctatCCTGGCGGTTaaaaggcggtttaattttaacaaaaaattaaaccggcttcaaaaattacttatttttatttttttgttttgttttgtgttagTTAATAATAGACCAtctcgatggcatagttgtgtttcgctcacgatacgactatcgcgctgaggagttacacctctgagtacccctgaaaaagggaaaaggtgtgatgctatatatatgtatgtaggaAGTACATTCAAGataacctaacgcaaaaacacaactgatatatttggctcacagcaCAACtctcgcgctgtggtgtaacaactctgcctacccctgaaaaggggaaaaggtgggATGCTATATACATGTATGTGTGGCGGCATTATCCGCACAaaacatcagttttataaacaaaattttaaattaataaaataaacttaaaactaataatcaatctgtttaaacctaaatactattgtaaaactaaacttaaattaataaacataaaatatactaaactattatcattaaaataaaaattgaaaaataacatttcaatgttCAAATGGTACAACATTCGATATATATAGCGGTCAGCTAACAATGCCCTACGTCACATGAACCGGTCGGAGCGGGACGCGTACGCTCCGCCTGTCACGTAGCCCCCGGCCGACCGCAGTCAGTCAGCCGACGCATGCGGCGCGGATCGCTCACGCTCTCGCTGTCGCTAACGCTTGTTATTATTTAACCGTTCATAGTATTTTGTTCGTTTCGTTTCGCTGTAGACTTTCTCTTTACTTTCTCTCCTTCTTTCTTGTAGTGTGTGTTTATTCTACTCTTGTGTGAATTGTACTCTTACTCTGTACAAATAAACTCTCTTTACGTGTGGACTTTACTTCTATTACTTCTACCCGCTACACTCGAGTCTAACACCTACCTAcagtatgtatgtaagaagcagagtcaactaaacccaatgcaaaaataaaactaatatatttcgCACGCAGtatgactatcgcgctgaaatcttacacctctgcctacccctgaaaaggggaaatgtgctatgttatatatatatatatatatatatatatatatatatatatatatatatatatatatatatatgtgtgtatgagaagtagagtcaactaaacccaacccaaaaacacaactgatatgtttcacacacagcacgactatcgcgctgaaatgttacgccaCTGCCTAcgcctgacacggggaaaaggtgttatgctatatgtataagtatgtgagaagtacactcaactaAACTCAATGCAATAacaactaaaaacgtcacaggaatgctaaattcgcgatttccttttcttggacgacatattttagttttttaggttttaaaaccaaactaccgaagcgatgtggacaaaaaaaatatggggccaatctggagagatattctttcgaataaaaaaagaattttccaaatctgTTCATAAATGTGCGAtatctgaggtaacaaacatacaaaaaaaaattcacgtcgaatttataacctcctcctttttttgaactcggtaaaaaataaacataaaccaaGAAGTAAGTAAGTATTCATTGTTTCACTCAATCTGATGTAAAAGCTATATTATCCGAGTTGAATAAAATTGATGTAtcgtaacttttattttagtgcGGTATCTATATTTCGTTATTAATCTGGATGTA
Coding sequences:
- the LOC115442524 gene encoding cAMP-specific 3',5'-cyclic phosphodiesterase isoform X2 encodes the protein MSACVVEEGREEGGGECEYVESPLDEGVIAERPRREVLMSARGRRACSEQGPHPSLPYMQHGSSHLWGANTNRRGWSRKRTSAPQMTNIHGSMPRVALVLRSRRSWPVAPGSCRSFDVENGGGAGGGTGGARSPLEGGSPSTALVLQAMPQRRESFLYRSDSDFEMSPKSMSRNSSIASESHGEDLIVTPFAQVLASLRSVRNNFLCLTNVPVAKSRRSSGAATAVTPQPKNLNPGDEAYMKLALETVEELDWCLDQLETIQTHRSVSDMASLKFKRMLNKELSHFSESSKSGNQISEYICSTFLDKQQELDLPSLQVEETSERTKKKEKPRLSGPGSTMSQISGVKRALTHTNSFTGERVPRYGVETPHEEELGKLLNDLDRWGVDIFRIGDLSCGRPLTAVAYSAFTSRELLSTLQIPARTFLAFAVTLEEHYVRDNPFHNSLHAADVTQSTNVLLNTPALDAVFTPLEVCAALFAACVHDVDHPGLTNQFLVNSSSELALMYNDESVLENHHLAVAFKLLQNEGCDIFVNLHKKQRQTLRKMVIDMVLSTDMSKHMSLLADLKTMVETKKVAGSGVLLLDNYTDRIQVLENLVHCADLSNPTKPLPLYKRWVALLMEEFFQQGDREREQGMDISPMCDRHNATIEKSQVGFIDYIVHPLWETWADLVHPDAQDILDTLEENRDYYQSMIPPSPPPAPIQTTHSAPDDDRPEQIRFQVTLEEGEGSEECEGEGDGGM
- the LOC115442524 gene encoding cAMP-specific 3',5'-cyclic phosphodiesterase isoform X6, yielding MQAEQGSIGELQKYHGRYLKSRRHTLANVRFDVENGGGAGGGTGGARSPLEGGSPSTALVLQAMPQRRESFLYRSDSDFEMSPKSMSRNSSIASERFKEAEAAQLDRAHGEDLIVTPFAQVLASLRSVRNNFLCLTNVPVAKSRRSSGAATAVTPQPKNLNPGDEAYMKLALETVEELDWCLDQLETIQTHRSVSDMASLKFKRMLNKELSHFSESSKSGNQISEYICSTFLDKQQELDLPSLQVEETSERTKKKEKPRLSGPGSTMSQISGVKRALTHTNSFTGERVPRYGVETPHEEELGKLLNDLDRWGVDIFRIGDLSCGRPLTAVAYSAFTSRELLSTLQIPARTFLAFAVTLEEHYVRDNPFHNSLHAADVTQSTNVLLNTPALDAVFTPLEVCAALFAACVHDVDHPGLTNQFLVNSSSELALMYNDESVLENHHLAVAFKLLQNEGCDIFVNLHKKQRQTLRKMVIDMVLSTDMSKHMSLLADLKTMVETKKVAGSGVLLLDNYTDRIQVLENLVHCADLSNPTKPLPLYKRWVALLMEEFFQQGDREREQGMDISPMCDRHNATIEKSQVGFIDYIVHPLWETWADLVHPDAQDILDTLEENRDYYQSMIPPSPPPAPIQTTHSAPDDDRPEQIRFQVTLEEGEGSEECEGEGDGGM